The Primulina eburnea isolate SZY01 chromosome 6, ASM2296580v1, whole genome shotgun sequence genome contains a region encoding:
- the LOC140834418 gene encoding potassium channel KAT3 gives MAMEGRSPLTSEARSPVPLIYRHHSNEGEIKNLASISSSLLPAFGTVVGEGSLTLKKFVIAPYDRRYRWWQSFLVVLVVYSAWSSPFELAFRELSNGALMPADLAVDFFFGIDIVLTFFVAYLDKSTYLLVDDHKKIALRYVSHLWFPMDIASTLPFQTIYRIFTGKKSSSDVFGFLNLLRLWRLRRVSDFFSRLEKDTRFSYFWTRCCKLICVTLFAVHSAGCFYFWLALHYRIADNTWIGSQVPGFEEKSVWLGYTYSMYWSIVTLSTTGYGDLHAENTGEKVFSIFYMLFNIGLTAYLIGNMTNLVVHSSVRTFAMRDAIHEILRYASKNRLPEGLKEQMLAHVTLKFKTAELQQEEVLEDLPKAIRSSIAQHLFRRTVENSYLFKGVSEDFIVQLVPEMRAEYYPPRMDIVIQNEIPTDFYIIVSGAVDVLTHKNRMEQFLTKLGSPDVFGEVGVILNIPQLFTVRTKRLSQVIRISHNHFKQLVQPLNEDGKTIISNFLQHLKSLKKEMLEEMPFVTELFDESYVEAMTPAEEHQNHEGPSQEENVSSTVYTPSIHPTRVVLHGHHPADKQNEPGGKLAHLPGSISELLSLAEKKLGKRGTTIIMADGSHVEDINALRDHDHLYIY, from the exons atggcaaTGGAAGGAAGATCGCCATTGACATCGGAGGCAAGGTCGCCGGTGCCGCTGATATACCGGCATCATTCGAACGAGGGAGAAATCAAGAACTTGGCCTCTATTTCTAGCAGCCTTCTGCCGGCTTTCGGGACGGTTGTCGGAGAGGGCTCTCTCACTCTTAAGAAATTTGTTATTGCTCCTTATGACAGAAGATACCG TTGGTGGCAGAGTTTCTTGGTGGTGCTAGTGGTATATTCGGCATGGTCTTCTCCTTTCGAGCTAGCTTTCAGGGAATTGTCGAATGGAGCACTCATGCCTGCCGACTTGGCTGTTGATTTCTTCTTCGGTATCGACATCGTTCTCACTTTCTTCGTCGCGTATTTGGACAAATCCACATATTTGCTCGTTGATGATCACAAGAAAATAGCTTTGAG GTATGTTTCACATCTATGGTTTCCAATGGACATAGCCTCGACTCTACCATTCCAAACTATATACAGGATTTTCACTGGAAAAAAGTCCAGCAGCGATGTCTTCGGCTTCCTCAACTTGCTTAGGCTATGGCGACTTAGGCGTGTCAGCGATTTCTTCTCTAG GCTAGAGAAAGACACTCGCTTCAGCTATTTTTGGACTAGATGCTGCAAATTGATATGT GTGACTTTGTTTGCTGTACACTCCGCGGGTTGCTTCTACTTCTGGCTGGCGTTACATTATCGTATTGCAGATAATACTTGGATAGGATCTCAAGTTCCCGGTTTTGAGGAAAAAAGTGTGTGGTTAGGATATACATATTCGATGTATTGGTCGATTGTAACTCTCTCAACAACAGGATATGGAGACCTGCATGCAGAGAATACTGGGGAGAAGGTTTTCTCCATCTTCTACATGCTTTTCAACATCGGTCTAACGGCTTATTTGATTGGAAATATGACCAATCTTGTTGTCCATAGCTCGGTTCGAACATTTGCCATG AGGGATGCCATCCACGAGATCCTACGTTATGCTAGCAAGAATCGCCTTCCGGAGGGCTTAAAGGAGCAAATGCTAGCACACGTGACCCTCAAATTCAAGACTGCGGAACTACAGCAAGAAGAAGTACTCGAAGACTTGCCTAAGGCAATTAGATCTAGCATTGCTCAGCATCTCTTTCGTAGGACAGTAGAAAACAGCTACCTTTTCAAAGGAGTTTCTGAAGACTTCATTGTCCAATTG GTTCCAGAGATGAGAGCGGAATATTATCCACCTAGAATGGATATTGTCATACAAAACGAGATACCAACCGATTTCTACATTATAGTATCCGGAGCAGTG GACGTGCTAACGCACAAAAACAGAATGGAGCAG TTCTTGACAAAGTTGGGATCTCCAGATGTCTTTGGAGAAGTCGGTGTGATCTTAAATATTCCCCAACTTTTTACAGTGAGAACAAAGAGACTTTCCCAGGTCATCAGGATCAGTCACAACCATTTCAAGCAATTGGTGCAGCCTCTAAACGAAGATGGAAAGACAATCATCTCAAATTTTCTTCAG CATTTGAAAAGCCTGAAGAAGGAGATGCTAGAGGAGATGCCATTTGTAACGGAGTTATTTGATGAATCCTACGTGGAG GCCATGACACCAGCTGAGGAACATCAAAATCATGAAGGACCAAGCCAAGAAGAAAACG TTAGCTCCACTGTTTACACGCCAAGCATACATCCGACAAGGGTGGTACTCCATGGACATCATCCAGCGGACAAACAAAACGAACCCGGGGGAAAACTCGCCCATCTACCTGGATCAATATCAGAACTCTTGTCCTTAGCAG AAAAAAAGCTTGGGAAACGAGGGACCACGATTATCATGGCTGACGGGTCTCATGTGGAAGACATAAATGCGTTACGAGACCATGATCACTTGTACATATACTGA
- the LOC140834420 gene encoding uncharacterized protein → MASISDVGLFGEASNKRPLENGFVPRYKPRKVSAVRDFPPGCGLHAVPADFKHEENGSSGAGVSESGGVNDCHVAHAAIANGVDSFLSPCSMEADRVDIPKFLKPDVMKNSEIVKDEGPSGVNIEVDCGSRCINNPIDKVVAESVDKLVEDVTATAIDVTSVEEVMIEIGPICDELPNEVEVQTLEALDQPVELDGAESFDAWVGKMNTMDGFSNGVAKITDSDSFKEEIEPEGQTTLEKLSEVEASVLIPNSVAGEAKSVLDAGASIDELPLVGFSQPSISFHGRFKLGASAMVKDKYNPRRVSAVRNFPPGCGTNNWVPTEQKQQIVITSGKDYLDGVKKVEKKFEEMNEISTIKAEDMNETDTTENRVSVARELVSFEECNGGPQDSNMEETDARQSIVVSATSAKAVLDSRHSTSVMTETVVPSLKRSAAIMPPHNDFGSDDKLHRLVVHGLAAAPFCPWRKGKLSSNDLPGESPAGKSKKRTFRGKRKSKAVPSNRKLQADCLGNSSTKKMAVPGSYDADGNPGSSMVFHKEDHDVSDEDLPYLTPVPIQAIPGDTHKDIAGPVGKEIVVYAQDSCDNMKFLHGGVSLEDEVEREVMHGLMTAPYCPWTQGKIVFENSDEGNSGGKVRNQKLSSRKKMKSVSKKSSSELKFPRGLSMKQKDDSVVHEDGSPKGFMQTDEAGPDHHGDLPANSFAIREMQDIGVSLPPFGPNYSSQGDARNRVRETLRLFHAICRKLLQKEEANSMPDEEGNSKESEKKMKRIDLVSAKIIKHRGKEVNTDKQMFGQVPGVEVGDEFQYRVELAIVGIHRLYQAGIDWMKVDGEPVATSIVASGVYSDDLENADVLIYSGQGGNVVGKTKEPADQKLERGNLALRNSISAETPVRVVRGWKETKTIDTADSRPKTVSIYVYDGLYTVKRYWTEVGPRGKQVFMFELRRNPGQAELAWKELKNSNKYRTRPGVCVSDISGGKEPVPVFAVNIIDDEKPPPFNYTPKMIYPDWFFPIPPGGCNCTGRCSDTKKCPCTVRNGGEIPYNRNGAIVEAKPLVFECGPSCNCPPSCYNRVTQRGIRFKLEIFKTDSRGWGLRSLNSIPSGCFICEYAGELLEDKEAEQRVGNDEYLFDIGQNYSDFSLNAEERAIPVESMEEAEAGYTIDAGQYGNVGRFVNHSCSPNLYAQNVIYDHDDKRMPHVMLFAAENIPPLQELTYHYNYTVDQVRDSNGNIKIKKCYCGSAECTGRMY, encoded by the coding sequence ATGGCTTCGATTTCAGACGTCGGGTTATTTGGGGAAGCGTCGAACAAAAGGCCATTGGAAAATGGTTTTGTGCCCAGATATAAGCCCAGGAAAGTATCTGCGGTCCGTGATTTTCCTCCTGGGTGTGGTCTCCATGCTGTACCTGCTGATTTCAAGCATGAAGAGAATGGCAGTAGTGGCGCTGGTGTTTCGGAATCTGGTGGTGTTAATGATTGTCACGTGGCCCACGCTGCGATAGCTAATGGTGTCGACAGTTTCTTATCGCCCTGTTCAATGGAGGCTGATAGAGTCGACATTCCCAAATTCCTGAAACCTGATGTGATGAAGAATTCTGAAATTGTAAAGGATGAGGGACCCAGTGGCGTTAACATCGAGGTTGATTGTGGGTCGCGTTGCATCAATAATCCTATCGATAAAGTAGTAGCTGAGTCGGTGGATAAGTTGGTGGAAGATGTTACAGCCACAGCGATAGATGTCACGAGTGTAGAGGAAGTGATGATTGAAATCGGACCCATATGCGACGAGTTGCCAAATGAGGTTGAAGTTCAAACACTCGAAGCATTAGATCAACCCGTTGAATTAGATGGAGCTGAATCGTTTGATGCATGGGTGGGGAAAATGAACACCATGGATGGTTTCTCGAATGGTGTTGCAAAGATTACAGACTCTGATTCTTTTAAGGAAGAGATTGAGCCTGAAGGTCAGACAACGTTGGAAAAGTTAAGTGAGGTGGAAGCATCTGTTTTGATTCCAAATTCCGTCGCAGGGGAGGCAAAATCCGTGTTAGATGCTGGTGCTTCAATTGATGAACTACCATTGGTTGGTTTCTCTCAGCCATCAATTTCATTTCATGGCAGGTTTAAGCTAGGGGCTTCTGCTATGGTGAAGGACAAATACAATCCGAGAAGAGTGTCAGCTGTTCGTAACTTCCCTCCAGGTTGTGGGACTAACAATTGGGTTCCTACTGAACAAAAGCAACAGATTGTTATTACTTCAGGAAAAGACTATCTCGATGGAGTAAAAAAAGTTGAAAAAAAATTCGAGGAGATGAATGAAATCAGTACAATAAAAGCAGAGGACATGAATGAAACTGATACAACTGAGAACAGAGTCAGTGTAGCTCGAGAGCTCGTGAGTTTTGAGGAATGTAATGGAGGTCCACAAGATAGTAATATGGAGGAAACAGATGCAAGACAATCTATCGTTGTATCGGCAACCTCGGCCAAGGCAGTGCTTGATAGCCGACATAGTACATCAGTGATGACAGAAACTGTGGTTCCCTCACTAAAGAGAAGTGCTGCAATAATGCCTCCACACAATGATTTTGGCTCAGATGACAAATTGCATAGACTAGTTGTTCATGGCCTAGCTGCTGCACCATTTTGTCCATGGAGGAAGGGAAAACTATCTTCGAATGATTTACCTGGTGAATCACCTGCTGGAAAGTCAAAAAAGCGTACTTTCCGTGGGAAACGTAAGTCTAAAGCTGTTCCTTCAAATAGGAAACTTCAAGCAGATTGTTTAGGAAATTCATCTACAAAAAAGATGGCAGTTCCTGGTTCCTATGATGCAGATGGAAACCCGGGTTCATCAATGGTCTTTCACAAGGAAGATCATGATGTTTCTGACGAAGATTTACCTTATTTAACACCTGTTCCGATCCAAGCAATTCCCGGGGATACTCACAAGGATATTGCAGGACCAGTTGGAAAGGAGATTGTTGTCTATGCACAAGATTCGTGTGATAACATGAAGTTTTTGCATGGTGGTGTCAGCTTAGAAGATGAAGTGGAGAGGGAGGTAATGCATGGTCTGATGACAGCGCCTTATTGCCCATGGACTCAAGGGAAAATAGTTTTTGAAAACTCAGATGAAGGTAATAGTGGAGGAAAAGTGAGGAATCAGAAATTGTCTTCGAGAAAAAAGATGAAGTCTGTTTCTAAGAAAAGTAGTTCTGAATTGAAATTTCCGCGAGGACTATCTATGAAGCAGAAAGACGATTCTGTGGTTCATGAAGATGGTAGCCCCAAGGGATTTATGCAAACGGATGAGGCAGGTCCTGATCATCATGGAGACTTACCTGCAAATTCTTTTGCCATCCGTGAAATGCAAGATATTGGAGTCAGTTTGCCTCCTTTTGGTCCTAACTATTCAAGTCAAGGTGATGCTCGTAACAGAGTGAGAGAAACACTAAGGCTGTTTCATGCTATTTGTCGGAAGCTCTTGCAAAAAGAGGAAGCGAATTCTATGCCAGATGAGGAAGGAAACTCAAAGGAatctgaaaaaaaaatgaaaaggaTCGATCTTGTCTCGGCAAAGATAATTAAACACAGAGGAAAAGAAGTTAACACAGATAAGCAAATGTTTGGACAAGTACCAGGAGTTGAAGTGGGTGATGAGTTTCAGTACAGAGTGGAACTTGCGATTGTTGGTATTCACCGCCTGTATCAGGCTGGTATAGACTGGATGAAGGTCGATGGCGAACCAGTTGCCACTAGTATTGTTGCTTCTGGGGTTTATTCTGATGATTTGGAGAATGCTGATGTCTTAATATACTCGGGGCAAGGAGGAAATGTAGTTGGGAAGACTAAGGAACCTGCAGATCAGAAGCTTGAAAGAGGTAATTTGGCTTTAAGGAATAGTATATCAGCTGAGACTCCGGTTCGTGTTGTCCGTGGGTGGAAGGAAACAAAGACAATTGATACTGCTGATTCAAGACCTAAGACAGTCTCCATTTATGTTTACGACGGTCTATACACTGTGAAAAGATATTGGACAGAAGTAGGGCCTCGGGGTAAGCAGGTTTTCATGTTTGAGTTGAGGAGGAATCCTGGTCAAGCTGAACTTGCCTGGAAGGAATTGAAGAATTCAAATAAATACAGAACTCGGCCAGGTGTTTGTGTCAGTGATATTTCAGGAGGAAAAGAGCCGGTCCCTGTATTTGCTGTCAATATTATAGATGATGAGAAACCACCCCCGTTCAACTACACCCCCAAGATGATATATCCTGATTGGTTCTTTCCTATTCCCCCCGGAGGTTGTAATTGCACAGGGAGATGTAGTGACACCAAAAAATGCCCATGCACGGTGAGAAACGGCGGTGAGATTCCATACAACCGCAACGGAGCTATTGTCGAAGCAAAACCTCTGGTATTCGAGTGCGGCCCTTCTTGTAATTGTCCTCCTTCATGCTATAATAGAGTCACCCAACGTGGCATCAGATTTAAGCTTGAGATATTCAAAACAGATTCGAGGGGATGGGGTTTAAGGTCCCTAAATTCTATCCCTTCAGGATGTTTTATTTGTGAGTATGCAGGCGAGCTTCTTGAAGACAAGGAAGCAGAACAAAGAGTTGGAAATGATGAATATCTCTTTGATATTGGTCAAAATTACAGCGACTTTTCCCTCAATGCAGAAGAACGTGCAATTCCAGTTGAATCTATGGAAGAAGCTGAAGCTGGATATACAATTGATGCCGGACAATATGGAAATGTTGGCAGGTTTGTCAATCACAGCTGTTCACCGAATCTCTATGCTCAAAATGTGATATATGATCATGATGACAAGAGGATGCCCCACGTAATGCTTTTTGCCGCAGAGAACATTCCCCCTTTGCAAGAGCTGACTTACCATTACAACTACACAGTTGACCAGGTACGTGATTCAAATGGAAATATCAAGATTAAGAAATGTTACTGTGGTTCTGCTGAATGTACTGGCAGGAtgtattga
- the LOC140834422 gene encoding uncharacterized protein, which translates to MYYILLYFSPKSFSGKRSCSHSPFTSLSTLCCAAQDAYSSSDDNVVLDLSYTEQQQRTQKHATTGSIINDLNTLNFTRHVKPTVSDYNWIFYRYFKSGSVVLDELFEVYVGMKRFGPTPNLLTYNTLLNGLIFVGSLKDAILIVEDMINCGFLPSFTVISKLLRGLLKVGNVVDSVIVFEIMLNVNYAPSYYNVSTLIWGLCKAGMVQKAYVFFLAILEKEYFPCGCLFDHILWALCKSEQSYLALAFFGWLKKMGIACTVRSYTALIYGFCKERLWIEAFNCLNEMEKDNYKPHLITYTIVIKSLCDDGKVDEALKYVGKMEKVGCVPDLVTYNIVLRELCHQGRVVEVGELIRLIGQKGFFPDLFTYSALAGGMLKSDKVEIANRLLVDTVLRSSSIDDVVYNIYLHSTRCHGNSRETLSLMESMMEKGFKPTSVSYNTILKGLCKENKVDEALELLDSANWPTNGPDLISFNTILSAACKHGNSSMIRRILYRMEFEGIKLDVVSSTCLIQYFCTTGQISESLKLLESMVSDGPPPNTVTLNTLLIGLCKNRLLGMAEKIFNYVKGIGIPLNTVTYNILMRASVREDNDLLLYELSRDMHRQNLKPDASTYGCFIYSLCRGGKISLALQLRDQLLENGISANIFIYNAILEAMFKKGMFWQIIILLKDMAMDGCEPNEGSFGILKRASRNGWMRTYPRALKIVELVMSGTWTI; encoded by the coding sequence ATGTATTATATCCTCCtgtatttttcaccaaaaagctTCAGTGGAAAAAGATCTTGTTCTCACTCCCCTTTCACGAGTCTGTCCACTTTGTGTTGTGCTGCACAAGATGCTTACTCATCATCAGATGATAACGTGGTGTTGGATTTGAGTTACACCGAACAGCAACAGAGAACGCAGAAGCATGCAACCACAGGTAGCATTATAAATGACCTCAACACTTTGAATTTCACGAGGCATGTGAAACCAACTGTTTCCGACTACAATTGGATCTTTTATCGTTATTTCAAATCGGGGAGTGTCGTGCTTGATGAGTTGTTTGAGGTTTATGTTGGAATGAAAAGATTCGGTCCAACCCCGAATTTGTTGACGTATAACACCCTTTTGAACGGGCTTATTTTTGTTGGTAGTTTAAAAGATGCGATTTTAATTGTTGAAGATATGATAAATTGTGGGTTTCTGCCTTCCTTCACGGTTATATCTAAATTGTTAAGAGGGCTGCTGAAAGTTGGAAATGTTGTAGATTCTGTAATAGTGTTTGAGATTATGTTGAATGTCAATTACGCTCCTAGTTATTACAATGTTAGTACCTTGATTTGGGGTCTTTGTAAAGCTGGAATGGTTCAAAAGGCATATGTTTTCTTCTTAGCAATTTTGGAGAAGGAATACTTTCCATGTGGCTGTCTCTTCGATCATATATTATGGGCTTTGTGCAAATCTGAGCAGAGTTACCTCGCATTGGCTTTTTTTGGCTGGTTAAAAAAGATGGGAATTGCATGTACTGTTCGCTCGTATACTGCTCTAATTTATGGCTTTTGTAAAGAAAGGCTGTGGATCGAAGCCTTTAATTGTTTAAATGAGATGGAAAAGGATAACTATAAGCCTCATCTTATAACTTACACTATAGTTATCAAGTCTCTTTGTGATGACGGGAAAGTTGACGAGGCATTAAAGTATGTGGGTAAAATGGAAAAGGTAGGATGTGTTCCTGATTTGGTTACATACAATATAGTTCTCCGTGAGCTTTGCCATCAAGGTAGGGTGGTTGAAGTAGGTGAACTTATTCGCCTTATTGGTCAAAAGGGTTTCTTTCCAGATTTGTTTACTTATTCTGCTTTGGCTGGAGGCATGCTGAAAAGTGACAAGGTTGAGATTGCCAATAGGCTGTTAGTTGATACTGTTTTGAGGAGCTCTTCTATAGATGATGTAGTTTACAATATATATCTGCATTCGACACGCTGTCATGGTAATTCGAGGGAAACATTGTCGCTGATGGAGAGTATGATGGAGAAGGGATTTAAACCAACCAGTGTGTCGtacaatacaattctgaaaggTTTGTGCAAGGAAAataaagtcgacgaagctctagAATTATTGGACAGTGCCAACTGGCCTACCAATGGACCGGATTTGATTTCCTTCAATACAATATTGTCTGCAGCTTGTAAACATGGAAATTCATCCATGATACGGCGGATTTTGTACAGGATGGAATTCGAAGGAATAAAACTTGATGTTGTAAGTTCGACATGTCTGATTCAGTATTTCTGTACCACTGGGCAAATCTCTGAAAGCTTGAAGCTGTTAGAGTCTATGGTCAGTGATGGTCCTCCGCCAAATACAGTCACCTTAAATACTCTCCTTATTGGCCTATGTAAGAATCGGTTACTTGGAATGGCAGAAAAAATATTTAACTATGTCAAAGGCATTGGGATTCCACTCAACACAGTTACATATAATATTCTAATGCGTGCTTCAGTTCGGGAAGACAATGATTTACTCTTATACGAACTATCAAGGGATATGCATCGCCAGAATCTAAAACCAGATGCTAGCACCTATGGCTGCTTCATTTATAGTCTTTGTAGGGGAGGTAAGATATCACTTGCCCTTCAACTTCGGGACCAATTGCTTGAGAATGGGATTTctgctaatatttttatttacaatGCTATACTGGAAGCAATGTTCAAGAAAGGAATGTTTTGGCAAATAATCATACTTTTGAAAGATATGGCCATGGACGGCTGTGAGCCAAATGAAGGTTCATTTGGCATTTTGAAAAGAGCATCAAGAAACGGTTGGATGAGGACTTACCCTAGAGCTTTAAAAATTGTTGAACTTGTCATGAGTGGAACTTGGACAATATGA